The following proteins come from a genomic window of Proteinivorax hydrogeniformans:
- a CDS encoding DUF3320 domain-containing protein translates to MPERSLKWHYRSRHEHLITFSNAKIYQSSLITFPSHVDKMPGYGVEYDLVKDGVYDRSKKRNNVIEAKRVACLVFEHLQKSPGRSLGVITFSGAQQQAVDSEIRKLRLQNPQYEEFFKEDKDEPFFIKNLENVQGDERDTIIFSIGYAKDASGVMYMNFGPLSREGGYRRLNVAITRAKYNVKLVGSIHPTDIELEKTNSEGVKLLRAYIEFAINGPRTLEKELTYDKVVNLESPFEEAVYDFLVSKGFRVATQVGCSGYRIDMAIKHPTLDGRFVIGIECDGATYHSSRTARERDRLRQDVLENMGWKIYRVWSTDWIKDSVTEGEKLVEVINNAISEYNEDTLFESTLANKQFQSDKFEEQYLETEVITTGQLEEGNNNGFDFPAYKEANISEVPRSGYPTRDICNIIEHVVEYEYPIHFELLCKRIAPFYGNKKATVKIRRQVDSGISKMSRSLIQKGDFLYPKNYESVVPRIPGEDDVVRAVEHISPDELISAMLKIISVSYGITKESLFQVTARQYGYNRMGSKIQKKLEEAFGNMLEENKVEETEGRVTLKV, encoded by the coding sequence TTGCCGGAGCGATCCCTTAAGTGGCATTACAGGAGTCGCCATGAGCATTTAATTACATTTTCTAACGCTAAGATATATCAAAGCTCATTAATTACTTTCCCCTCACATGTCGACAAAATGCCAGGGTATGGTGTGGAATATGACCTTGTAAAAGATGGAGTATATGACCGCAGTAAAAAAAGAAACAATGTTATTGAAGCAAAAAGAGTGGCTTGCCTTGTATTTGAACATTTGCAAAAAAGTCCGGGCCGTTCTCTGGGGGTTATTACATTTAGTGGAGCACAACAACAGGCAGTAGATTCTGAGATTAGAAAGTTACGACTACAAAACCCGCAATATGAAGAGTTTTTTAAAGAAGATAAAGATGAACCATTTTTTATAAAAAATCTAGAGAATGTACAAGGTGATGAAAGAGATACAATAATTTTTAGTATTGGCTATGCTAAAGATGCAAGTGGTGTGATGTATATGAATTTTGGACCGCTAAGCAGGGAAGGAGGATATCGTAGGTTAAATGTAGCAATAACAAGGGCAAAATATAATGTTAAACTGGTAGGCTCTATTCATCCTACAGATATAGAGCTAGAAAAAACTAATTCTGAGGGAGTAAAGTTGCTTAGAGCATACATTGAGTTTGCAATTAATGGACCAAGAACATTAGAAAAGGAATTAACCTATGACAAGGTAGTTAACCTAGAATCACCTTTTGAGGAGGCGGTATACGACTTTTTAGTATCAAAAGGCTTTAGGGTAGCTACACAGGTTGGTTGTTCTGGGTATCGCATAGACATGGCTATAAAGCATCCTACACTTGATGGACGTTTTGTTATTGGAATTGAATGTGACGGAGCTACTTATCATTCTTCGCGAACAGCTAGAGAACGTGACCGTTTGCGGCAGGATGTTCTTGAAAATATGGGTTGGAAGATTTATCGGGTTTGGTCAACAGACTGGATTAAGGACTCAGTGACAGAAGGGGAAAAGCTAGTTGAGGTAATAAATAATGCAATCAGTGAGTACAATGAAGATACTTTATTCGAAAGTACGCTTGCAAATAAACAATTCCAAAGTGACAAGTTTGAAGAGCAATATCTAGAAACTGAAGTTATAACAACAGGCCAGCTTGAAGAAGGCAATAACAATGGATTTGATTTTCCCGCTTATAAAGAAGCAAATATATCTGAAGTACCGCGGAGCGGTTATCCAACAAGGGACATATGTAATATAATTGAGCATGTAGTGGAATATGAGTATCCAATACATTTTGAATTACTTTGCAAACGCATTGCACCATTTTATGGCAATAAGAAAGCTACAGTAAAAATCCGCCGCCAAGTTGACTCTGGGATTAGCAAAATGAGTAGAAGTTTAATTCAAAAAGGCGACTTTTTATATCCTAAGAACTATGAATCAGTTGTTCCAAGAATCCCAGGTGAAGATGATGTAGTAAGAGCAGTAGAACACATAAGCCCTGATGAACTTATAAGCGCTATGCTGAAAATAATATCAGTAAGCTATGGAATAACTAAAGAGAGCCTTTTTCAAGTAACAGCGAGACAATACGGATACAACAGGATGGGGTCAAAGATTCAAAAAAAGCTTGAAGAAGCATTTGGAAATATGCTGGAAGAGAATAAAGTAGAGGAGACTGAAGGAAGGGTTACTTTAAAGGTTTAA
- a CDS encoding HNH endonuclease, producing MKMYVGITDYSWFKTLKRENCDEINFWKPGGKINFKALNEGELFLFKLHSPNDYIVGGGFFLKFSILPSSLAWEAFGVANGANSLTELNERVYKYRKTSRLSDPDPYIGCIILSNPFYFDESDWIPVPKNWSKNIVQGKTYDTSEPYGRSLYQQVQQRLTRQSPHLSAVKAQSPQIYYGKEQNIKPRIGQGAFKVLITDAYQRRCSITGEKTLPVLEAAHIKPYSLKGPHEVKNGLLLRRDLHTLFDRGYITIDKQLNIEVSRRIKEDFGNGKEYYTYHGQKLSILPKTKEHQPGHNYLQWHNENVYLG from the coding sequence ATGAAAATGTATGTTGGTATAACGGATTATAGCTGGTTCAAAACTCTAAAAAGGGAAAACTGTGATGAAATCAACTTCTGGAAGCCTGGGGGTAAAATCAATTTTAAGGCTTTGAATGAAGGGGAGTTGTTTTTATTTAAACTTCATAGCCCTAACGATTATATAGTAGGTGGCGGGTTCTTTTTAAAGTTTTCTATTTTGCCATCCTCATTAGCGTGGGAAGCTTTTGGCGTGGCTAATGGCGCTAACAGTTTAACTGAACTTAATGAACGAGTTTATAAATACAGAAAGACAAGTCGCTTATCTGATCCAGACCCTTACATAGGCTGCATTATTCTATCTAACCCATTTTACTTTGACGAAAGTGATTGGATTCCGGTTCCGAAAAATTGGAGTAAAAATATCGTACAGGGCAAAACTTACGACACTTCAGAGCCATATGGACGATCTCTATACCAACAAGTACAACAAAGACTGACTAGACAAAGCCCCCACCTATCAGCTGTTAAAGCGCAGTCCCCACAAATCTACTACGGCAAAGAACAAAATATAAAACCAAGAATAGGGCAAGGAGCATTTAAGGTTCTAATAACTGACGCATACCAAAGAAGATGCAGCATTACAGGAGAAAAAACTTTGCCAGTGCTAGAAGCAGCTCACATAAAACCATATAGCTTAAAAGGCCCCCATGAAGTAAAAAACGGCCTACTTCTAAGAAGAGACCTACACACTCTATTTGATAGAGGATATATAACAATAGACAAGCAGCTAAACATAGAAGTAAGCAGAAGAATAAAAGAAGACTTCGGAAACGGCAAAGAATACTACACATACCACGGCCAAAAGCTATCAATACTACCAAAAACAAAAGAACACCAACCAGGACACAACTACCTACAATGGCATAATGAAAATGTTTACTTGGGCTAA
- a CDS encoding glycoside hydrolase family 38 C-terminal domain-containing protein translates to MESTLKKYICEGRIIPGPWYVQPDTFLPSGESLIRNLLISKHISDSYGTSLNIGYLPDSFGQSSCIPTILNGFDINTVLFYRGIADDDVKHNEFVWRGSGNSEVIAAWMPSGYGNGMFLSEDIEKNVTEVQKNLEFLESRSINGNILLMSGSDQCYPKKHLVKAAKELNSYYKDEQYSFRVSSPEEFFKDLLPFRNQMEVLTGELRKGKHSRVHNSIGATRLDIKRKNYDVERKYENLVEPLNALVSLEKDIKNIDIINRGWRYIVENHAHDSICNVCTDIIHKEMEMRIEYADQIGDYLVDENFQTLHSLINYKDGAGRPIIIYSGFIGETKELIEVDVYSKSKNFTLVDEKGNEVYYIKESCEQINLKDLKVSLTPLPDDYYYKYKVKFIAKSKGIGYKTYYLRESDDKKEIDESLVKANNILENSYIRVEVENNGAITICDKINNKVYKNQHIFRNNGNAGDEYDYSPPYEDYEIRSIDKLKSIKITEDTPITASLEVKYTLKVPKTTNNKVRIKDMVELDLLTVITLTKGIKYVDFKTFIENTAENHRIQVLFKFDEKIDNNFADNQFGEIVRENVFEQTKESEESNWSERYYPIFNQHKFSGLKSNDGTGFIIMNKGLPQYEILQEEVTTLAITLLSSVGYMGNENLKYRKGRRSGAMCATPDAQLLGNRVAEYAFMPINKDLDYHSVAHGYTNKITGISYPEYESQGVWSDCLTVIEGENLLNSTFKCSEDGEGYVVRVFNPTKKTKEAISLSYNRHLFKNIYNINMAEQNIRDHNVKILKTNNPDMSDSPKLSGEIKYSKFVSNDVKSHKFIKS, encoded by the coding sequence ATGGAATCAACCTTGAAAAAATATATTTGTGAGGGCAGAATTATACCTGGTCCATGGTATGTTCAACCAGATACGTTTTTACCAAGTGGTGAAAGTTTAATCAGAAATTTGCTTATTAGCAAACATATTTCAGACAGTTATGGCACTTCCTTGAATATAGGTTACTTGCCAGATTCATTCGGTCAGAGTTCATGTATTCCAACAATCCTTAACGGTTTTGATATCAACACCGTCTTATTTTATAGAGGAATAGCAGATGATGATGTAAAACATAATGAATTCGTCTGGAGAGGAAGTGGCAATAGCGAAGTTATTGCAGCTTGGATGCCATCAGGATATGGCAATGGAATGTTTTTAAGTGAAGATATAGAAAAAAATGTTACAGAAGTTCAAAAAAATTTAGAGTTTCTGGAAAGTAGAAGTATAAACGGCAACATTTTGTTGATGAGTGGTAGTGATCAATGTTACCCCAAAAAGCATCTAGTAAAAGCAGCAAAAGAATTAAACTCATACTATAAAGATGAGCAGTATAGTTTCAGAGTTTCTTCTCCAGAGGAATTTTTTAAAGATTTGCTCCCTTTTAGAAATCAAATGGAAGTTCTTACTGGTGAACTTAGAAAAGGAAAGCATAGTAGGGTTCATAATAGCATAGGAGCTACAAGACTGGATATAAAACGAAAAAATTATGATGTTGAACGAAAGTATGAAAATTTGGTTGAACCTTTAAACGCACTTGTTTCCTTGGAAAAAGATATTAAAAATATTGATATAATAAATAGAGGTTGGCGCTACATTGTTGAAAATCATGCTCATGATTCCATTTGTAATGTGTGTACTGACATAATTCATAAGGAAATGGAAATGCGAATTGAATATGCCGACCAAATAGGAGATTATCTTGTTGACGAAAACTTTCAAACTCTTCATTCACTAATAAACTATAAGGATGGTGCTGGTCGACCTATAATTATTTACTCTGGATTTATAGGTGAAACAAAGGAATTAATAGAGGTAGATGTTTACTCAAAGAGTAAAAACTTCACTTTAGTAGATGAAAAAGGTAACGAAGTATATTATATAAAAGAGAGTTGTGAGCAAATAAATTTAAAAGACTTAAAGGTCTCACTAACCCCTTTGCCCGACGACTACTATTATAAGTATAAAGTTAAATTTATTGCTAAATCAAAAGGAATTGGTTACAAAACATATTACTTGCGGGAAAGTGATGACAAAAAAGAAATTGATGAATCCCTTGTTAAAGCAAATAACATATTAGAAAACAGTTATATTAGAGTTGAAGTAGAAAATAATGGAGCCATTACAATATGCGACAAAATAAATAACAAAGTATATAAAAACCAACATATTTTCAGAAACAATGGTAACGCCGGTGACGAATATGATTATTCTCCGCCATATGAGGATTATGAAATACGCTCTATTGACAAGTTAAAGAGTATAAAAATTACTGAGGACACTCCTATAACTGCATCTCTAGAGGTCAAATATACTTTGAAAGTTCCCAAAACAACAAATAATAAAGTCAGAATCAAAGATATGGTTGAACTTGATTTGCTAACCGTTATTACCCTTACAAAAGGTATAAAATATGTTGATTTTAAAACTTTCATTGAAAATACCGCTGAAAACCATCGTATCCAAGTTTTATTTAAATTTGACGAAAAGATTGACAATAATTTTGCCGATAATCAATTTGGAGAAATTGTTCGAGAAAATGTGTTTGAGCAAACTAAGGAAAGCGAAGAATCAAACTGGTCAGAGCGCTATTATCCTATATTCAATCAACATAAATTTAGCGGATTAAAGTCAAATGATGGAACAGGTTTTATAATAATGAACAAGGGATTACCACAATATGAAATTTTGCAAGAAGAAGTTACAACGTTGGCTATCACTTTATTAAGCAGTGTGGGGTACATGGGTAATGAAAACTTGAAATACAGAAAGGGAAGAAGAAGTGGTGCGATGTGTGCTACACCAGATGCGCAACTGTTAGGAAATAGAGTGGCTGAATATGCTTTTATGCCAATAAATAAAGATTTAGACTATCATTCTGTAGCTCACGGCTACACCAACAAAATTACTGGAATATCATATCCGGAGTATGAAAGCCAAGGAGTATGGTCTGATTGTTTGACAGTTATTGAAGGTGAAAACCTGTTAAACAGCACCTTTAAATGTTCTGAAGACGGCGAAGGTTATGTTGTGAGAGTCTTTAATCCTACTAAGAAAACTAAAGAAGCAATAAGCCTAAGCTATAATAGGCATTTGTTCAAAAATATCTATAATATAAACATGGCTGAACAAAACATTAGAGACCACAATGTAAAGATATTAAAAACAAATAATCCTGATATGTCAGATAGTCCAAAACTAAGTGGTGAAATTAAGTATAGTAAATTTGTTAGCAACGACGTTAAGAGCCATAAGTTTATAAAATCATAA